One genomic segment of Deltaproteobacteria bacterium includes these proteins:
- a CDS encoding rhomboid family intramembrane serine protease, producing the protein MTEVSHGLSQLHGDVGNWIGNMIRIGYADDLLGLLVMTVSMLAFAFPGLYRRLMFLPDAVTDDSQIWRIVTYAFVHLGWVHLTVNLLTLASFGRTLAVLIGGGGMLLIFVAGSLAGPLLSLLRHDADDVRGGIVGASGGIAAMIGAVAFLQPKSTLLLGFLLPVPMRVGVMWILVLSIVLHVLGWGKRIWHFGHATGLAVGILIGHAINLRLIHF; encoded by the coding sequence ATGACTGAAGTCTCACATGGTCTGTCCCAATTACACGGTGATGTGGGTAACTGGATCGGCAACATGATCCGCATTGGTTATGCCGATGACCTGCTAGGGCTCCTAGTCATGACGGTATCGATGCTGGCCTTTGCTTTTCCCGGTCTTTATCGGAGGCTGATGTTTCTCCCTGATGCTGTGACCGACGATAGTCAGATTTGGCGCATCGTCACCTACGCTTTCGTGCACCTAGGGTGGGTACACCTAACCGTGAATTTGTTGACTCTAGCGTCCTTCGGCCGGACGTTGGCGGTTTTAATCGGCGGTGGTGGCATGCTCCTAATCTTTGTCGCAGGGAGCTTGGCCGGGCCGCTCCTGTCGCTCCTGCGCCACGATGCCGACGATGTCCGTGGTGGCATCGTTGGTGCTTCGGGAGGGATCGCAGCAATGATTGGAGCGGTGGCATTTTTGCAACCGAAGTCCACTTTGCTTCTCGGGTTTCTTTTGCCTGTGCCCATGAGAGTAGGCGTGATGTGGATTCTTGTACTGAGCATCGTTCTGCATGTTTTGGGGTGGGGCAAGCGTATCTGGCACTTCGGTCATGCCACGGGCTTGGCCGTCGGTATTTTGATTGGCCATGCCATAAACCTGCGACTCATTCACTTTTAA